tttttcttcttttgcttttgcctttgctcTTACTCACAACTTATTCCTGTCGTTTCCCGGGCAAAAGTAAttcaaacagaattaaattttcccatGCTTGTGTTCGCTTTCGCGAAAAATTTAGGTTAGTCGCAATGGCCGTATAATTAGCATATAACTCGACAATTGGCCACAGTTTTGTCTTGTCTTTGCCGGTATCCGCAAGTATCCGCAAGTGCCCGCCAGGTCTGGCAATAggatttgcataaattgaCATTGAATGCAAATTTCTGTCACCACGCTACAACTGCAGCgatcaaaattgttttccatGTAACGCAAAAAGAGGGGAGACTAACGCCAAAATCGCCAAGCTAAGCGTTAACAAACAAAACTCGATAACGAAATAAGAGCGGGAATTTTCCCTcgatttgtataaaaaatcaaattagtgTGCCATCCAGAAATGCAGCGATAGGCACACTATCAAAAATTGTAGTCGCATTTTTGTAAAACtgcttttaaatgaattttatgttttctagagaaatcctaaaaataaatatagtttttGAATGCAACAAGTTACAAtgcaaatttgaataaaaatacacgtaataagaaaatttgatAATATAATAAGTGTGAAACATatcatatataaatatatataaatataacatatcataaaacaagagagaacgctatagtcgggtgccccgactatcagatacccgttactcagctaaagggagagcgaaggagatgaagataaaaactttgatccggcgtaactttttaacgaatggtccgatttaaaaaattttttctacatttcgataggtttgaaacaaacttgcgctgcgtaggaactcctataatttgcatgcaaaatgtcaatcttctagcttttatagtttccgagatctcagcgttcatacagacagacagacggacagacggacagacagacggacagacggacatggctagatcgactcggctagtgatcctgatcaagaatatatatagtttatagggtcggaaacgctttcttccaCCTGTTATacacttttgcacgaatctaatatacccttttactctacgagtaagggGTATAACTATGGTACATTTTTCTTACAACAAAAATCAGGCACTTAGAAGAGTCTTAAAAAAGTCGTAAAtacagcaatttttttttatccaccGCAGTTTACACATCCGGaatcatttatattttttgagttgTGGAGAAATAGTTTTGGATAAGTATCACTCATTccttgacatttaaaaaaaaacgtgacTAACGTGTTTTATacaacttattaaaaatcttttaaaaaagcaAACCGAGCTTGTTGTATAACTAAATTTTCTGTAAATGTATATTACCCATAgaattgctaaaaataaagtttgagttttatttttaattgcaacATTTCTCAActtttatcataaaaatagaaaagtaaCGATtacactttttaattttacttaaaaaaatagaaaacatttgtttaaaatgtgattttttaaataaaacctataGCACTTACGGTACCCGAACTATACACTTTCTTCCTTTACGGTAAGTTTTTCCTTCAGTGTTTAGGAACAGAGACACATTCCCTTGGacagcgacagcagcagcagcaaagtaACTGAATTGAGGCATCGCAAAAAAGCTGTGGGTGGGGGATCGGTTCGGTCGCAAGGCCGGGAGCAATCAGCTCTCACTTGGTCGAAAACCCAACCCTTCCCGGCCTTCCTACATCCGGCAATGTTGTGTAGTGGTCGCCGATTTTTATTATGCTTTTATacatatcttttattttttgctgttATCGGATTTGCATGCCCGGTTAGATGTGAAGCGAGAAGccgaaaaattgtttaaaatcgAGCAGACTCTTCTTGGATAGCGGCAGGCCACAAAAGATTTAGTGGAGGCAAAAAAATCCAGTTTTACAACTAATGATGATGGAAAAGATTGCCAAATTTAAGTCAACATTATGTCATCTGAACCACTAATTGGGGCTTTACAAGGAAAAATCGTGATATTTTAAGTTGagcattaaaagtaaaaatttttttaaccctTTAGAGTtatgttttagtttttatacccgttactcgtagagtaaaagggtatattgtattcgtgcaaaagtatgtaacagctagaaggaagcgtttccgaccccataaagtatatagtaGCAATGTTGCTATTACCTTCAAAGGGTATTTAAACTCCCAGTTTTTGCAGTCATCTGGTTTTCTCCTTTTTCAGTCTTTTTTAGGGTTTTCCACGGTTCATTTGCCTCGCATTTTTCACTCAGCACAAGTAAATGTTAATAGCGTCAACATCGACTGACAAAACATTTGCAGTGCGGAGCATGGAGGGTGAGGGTCCTGGCAGCAATTACGCTCACTTGCATCGTGTTGCCATTGCCAAATGGCCTTATGCTGCATTTAATAATTGCGCATACGCAACGTTGCCTCTTAAGGCGGGCTAGCCTGCGACTTGAAGTGGAAGACATTTTATTGCCCGACACACATATCGCGCAGAATAGGAATACAAAACAGGACTGCTAAGATTTCAAAACAAGCATTCACCCGCAAGAACACATATACTTCAGCTTATCCTTTGTCTTTTGTTGCAGCATTGTTGCACTGGAGCAATGTGCTCGGCATTGTGTCCACGTCAGCCCATGGCGATTCATCTGGCAGCACCACAAACGGCGGCCCTAGTCAAATTAACCTCCATAGTTTAATGCCTGTGTGTCCGACTTGTTACCGCCTGACATGGTAGTGTGCGCTCAACCCAATCCGAATGCACTGTATGTCCCAGCGGCTCGTTGATTATGTGTCTCCCGGGGGTCTTCACCTAACAATGGCGATGTATTCGTGAGTGGGTCGTGACTGTCGGCTGTAAAATCCCTTCCTAGTCTGCACCTTGAAATACTATTCccaaatttcggtttttgatttaacatatttatgtaagtatgtgGTAATCGCTGAGCACTGATCTTCCATACAGTTCTTTATAGTTCTTCATAGATAACAAGTCTGGGATTTCAATttgattcaaatatttaatttaaatttcaaggtAAACCTAAAAGTTGTGGTACAAATAACGTTGTGGTTTGTTTATAGACAAATTAACTCAGAAACACCATCCCTAACCCTGTCTCAGGCTCTCTAGAACTTGTTGCAATTGTATGCAAATTGTGCTGAGACTTCTGCCTGCTCTCATGTTCTATGTAAATAAGCCGACGGCCAAATGGAAAACAAGACGCAATCGTAAACCTGGCAAGGCCATTAGGCCTGCTTTAGTTTGGCCAAAAGAGACTGATTCGGAGTCGGAGTTTATAGAAAAGGCTGCGGAGTCACATTGCCAAAATGTTAATGAATCAAAGGCTACGAAAAGTTTGCGGAAAACTACGGAGGTGGCACAGGAAACGGGTGTCGGAAGGGGGCTGTGGGTTGGTGGGTCGGGCGGTCCGAAAGTGATGTGGGCGTGTTGATAACGAGCGAAGGCGCCAAAGTCATGCATAATTAATCATTTGTTAATTATAGACTTTGACCAGGTACAGGTACTCAACGGACTCACCTGTCGTCATCACCGGCGCACCACACACTCGTACGCACACACATTTGACACCTGGCAAAGTAATTGCCTTTGTCCACTTTGAAGTTGTTTAGTTTTTGCTCCGGGCTCATTACaacgtgggcgtggcagacgCCCTCAGACGAAGCCCCTCGGCCCCTTGCCCCTCCCGCCCACGACGACGCATTTATATAAATGAACTCGTCGCAGTCGCAGCTCTCCGCTGGAGAAACACAAACAGGGTACGGGCATCGTGTGTATACACTGGGAGAAATTCCGATTATTGCTTGAAAATATCATAATCGCAACATTGGGTTAGATTAAGTACACTGTGTTACAAAGCTAATGTTTTCtcaatttacctcgatggatgccaCAAAATTGTGTTCGCTTCGAATCCCCATCTTGAACttcgttttttataaaacctaaaagttgaaaaaattctGTAATTTGCCGAATTTTGGGGCGTATTACGGGCAAATGGATTTTTGGTTCGATTTGCTGCCAACGTATTTTTAAAGTACCAcgctttgtaggaagtagagGTAATTTTAACTGCAAGGGTATGCAATCTTCGGCTTGTCTAAGTTaactttttcttgtttatttatctATAGTTTCAAAATCCTTTTGCACATCTTCTACAAAATCAATTTACCTTAAATAACATGTtaacattatttcattttttaaactttagaaGAAATGAgtacttaatttaatatataactatattcttaattttttttcaaattgaattttatgaaaaagttTAGATTTGATTTTAATCTTAATAATCCGATATAACCTTGTAAATATGGTAAACAATAAgtgcttaaattttttgctttttttcacTACTAGTTAAccagattatttaaaaaaatgaaaaataaactatttaatgTTATACCTAGTTTTCagttagggctagtactcaacccaacaaaaagtcgtccaaaacaaaaacttcatatgaaacaaaattttttgacgttgtttttcatatgaaggtttttgttttggacgactttttgttgggttgagtagaGGAGATCTATACTCATCCATACAAATACAACTAATAACAAGATAAGTAGAAGTAAAACTAATATTgatacctttaaaaaaaagttttaagtagGTACTGCATTATTGCTCTCTTAGTtgagtttgaattttttaaaatttcattcagCTCTTCCGGACAATATGCAATATTTTTTCCGAGTGCCTGTGTGTTTTGGCCATAGTTCACGAGGATGCGTCGCTCCTCCCCGCTGCTCGCCCTTTGGGCCAGGACATGGTGGGCAGCTGGTGTGCGAGTGCTTGTATGCTGACTGTACCATGTTTGCTGCGGAACAGGAAATGAGCACCTGCtgcttatttatattttccgcTCACTTGAATgtaaaattacataatattttgttttcgttttttcagctcctgatgctgctgctgcttgccaCTTGTGCTAGTCTGAAAATTGCTGTGTGAAAATACTTCTAGTGGAACATTTGAAGACAGCTGGCCGCAGAGGAAAGGAGCGGAATCGTGTTGGCCTTTTAAAGAAGTTGAATCATCAGAGCGGGCCTTCTTAATTGCAAGTGTtgttcataaatttaaaagcaatttacTTGCAGGTAGAAATAGAATCGCCTCGTTGCTACatgaaaatgttaaatgtaaacATTTTAGATTCAAAAGTGTTTAATGGAATTTTATGAAGCCCCGAAAGAAAGTGAAAGGCCAATCATAGAACAAGCTGAATAGCTGCTAATTGAACAGATATTTTTCGACGCGGAAGCGAGCTCGGGCACGGTAACATCATTCGAAATATTAGTTAACTATTTGTTCGAAATGTTTGCATACCACGGACATGGAAGGGTTTTTACCAGCTACCAGAAAAAGTTCTCTATTTGTTGGCTGTTTCGGTTGCAATGTGGTAACCACAATGTACGTGAAGTGGCGATGGGACAGCGAACTTGCCAAATGCTCATATGCGAGTTGTTTATGTtgtcgttttggttttttggttgCTCTTACTGCTGCTGGTGCATTTGTTGTTTTGGCTGTTTTGGTGGCCGCACAACTCGTTGTGGCCCTGGCCCGCATAAATTGTTGCCGCTTTTGAGTTTAAGCCAACAGTTTGTTTGCCGGTCATCCGCCGTTAGTTAATTGCCGTTGCCGCTGCAACATGATTGCACTTATTGGTCAGCAGCATAATCAAATGCGCAACTTTTTGGCATGAAAGTTTAATTAGAAAGCTCGCATGTGCGGTGCGTAATGCGATAGGGTGGCCTCCGTTTAAGGAAAACTAATTTCAACTCATAATTAAGCCACTTGCGCTGCAAGTTGGCCCCGTAATCAGGCTTTTTCTTCAACTCTGGCTCATtaaaaacagcaaacaaaCCGCTCTCACCTTACACAGTTGCCgggatattttatataatttcttCGCCCGACACCGACTCTCAAATGCATGGCAATGCAGCTCAAGTCGGAGGCGCTAACTCAATTTGCCTGCGCGTATAATTGCAGCCGGCTCCGTCGGGTTGTGGGCCAAACTTTTGTTGGCTTAATTGAGGGCATCATTATTCGCCAGGGTTCAAAGCGGTCTATCCCTAATTATAAGTCAAATTAAAGTTGACCCTCGCCACAAGGCATCTTGCTGGGGATCTGCAGGACAAAGAGCATTAAcgtttcatttaatatttagccAAACTTACTAGGTCACATAAATCAATGCCAAACAACAGGCCGGGGCTCCCATATGAATACTCAAGTGTTTCGCCGAGCAACAAATGGGACAAATTTCCATTTCAAGCCAATGCCGCATAAATGGCACATAATTTACGATATGAACAACGGAGAGGAGCAGCAGGGGCAGCTAACCAAACATGCAGCTAACTATCCAAAGGCTGGTAACAATATTAGTTAGCATgagcggcaacagcagcaaaagaTACAAAATCACACTTGGAAAAATCACTTCAGGAGAACATCGGGCTCTCTCTGAAAAAAAGTAACGTacaaaataacataaaaatttaaaaatgcctaGGAACTAAAATTTGTGTGTCCTCAAAAACCAAGAATATATGCTATAATAAAAGGTCGCTTTATAAAAATTTGGCTtatatttgtaaagtaaaacattCCAATATTTAATAGTTAAGAATTTATTAGTTGGTAAATCTATTAACAATTATGTTATCAACGATTGTATTGTGCATTTTTCCTGGGTGTACGACACCATCGGAATCAGAGAGTAAACTTTACATTTGTGTTGGTTGGTTGTTGTTGGGAATACCCGCACCCAAAGCTGGCCGGCGTCAATGTGTGAAGTAATTAATTACAAAGCAACTgatgtgtatctgtgtgtgggtGTCCGTATGAGAGGGTGTGCGTGTGAGCCTGGGTTTTGGATTATGATGCATGATCATCTGTGCTGCACGCACACTCGAAACCCAAACCCCACACGCACACGCTGGATCAGATAGGTAATGCTATCCGGACATGTGCACATGTTCATATGTTAGTATGTATACTCCTCTTTCTACCGGCCTGGATTTCCAGtagccaaaaattaaattgatttacacCTGAGGTGCGAAAACGGATTGGATGACCAGGCTCAAATGCATTTCAGCACTCGCACAAGGCAACCAAAGACTTTCCCATCGGTTGCCTGACAGACGCGGATTTAAAACGGTTCACTCCAGTAAAAATAGTTAAGTTTCaggatgttttttaaataaaatcttaataaaaagtgtatactttatatatatttgagttctaattaaattttcatcctcaaaataaatattttcattgggTTTGTATCAGTTGAGGTAAAGTatcaataacatttaaaataggcttattaaattattaaaatcctgcaaacttaatataaataaaatgtgtaaccaaataattatttaatttgtaaaaaaattaagataatATCCCACTGCATAGATGTACAAAAATTATAGCTCAACCCCTAATTAAGATGTAAAATGGAAAACTTCGCTTATAATCATAGTTTATGAATGTTTGGTGTGTCTTATTCCTCCTTCCGTCTTCTATGCCCATAAAATTCATATATGATTACGATTCCCATATAAATTCCAGACGCACAATGATTCCGTTTCCTTACGGCTAATCCCCAAGCCGAGTCAAGGGTATTCCACATTAGCACGGCAACTCTAGGCGTTGTCTGCCACTGAGGGCTAATTGTGCGCGTAGCCAAAACCCGTCCTCTCGCTATGAGCACTTCGATTTAAAATTGCGGCGCGGGAGCCTCAAGGATATTTATGAATCCCAAACACGTGACGGAGAATAAAAATCCAGGCGGATCGGGAGTAAGGGgtgcatttaaattaatcacAGTAAAAGCGAATTGCCCAACACAATGTAATATCCCGTGCAAGGACCTTTGGGGAACGGAAATCTGTAAACCGTGACGAGACCAAAACCAGAGCCTGTCACTGTATGGGTGGGTGTGTGAgtatgtgtgtgcgtgggGGGTTTctctgtttgtttgtgtgcGTGCGGTTGctcaaattaaaacaaagtgtCGTGCGTTTGATGAAAATGTAACGCATTTTGCTCTGCCAGCCAGCGACGCACATAAATGCTAATTGGCTTAAATGTATGCGTGTGTCCTCgtctgtgtttgtgtgcggCGGTATTTCGGTATTTTGGGGAAACGTTTTTCTACCAACCAGGTGTTCaaacttaaacattttatagttCGGTTAATTGTCAAAGCAGTGGTGAGAGCAGCCGAAAGTAAAAGGGTGCGCCAAACATTTGATGACTCAATTATTCGATGGTTTTTGTGGTTATGCTGGGGACATGAGGGTTGTAGAGGGGTGTAGAATACACTGCGGGAAAAGCATCCACCAGTTAAAGGGGTTACAACTTAGGTAATCATACCAATTTGCTTTAAAGAGtataggtaaatatattgGAAATTCGTTAAGAactaaaaatgtgttattaacttttttatgaCGATATTAGTGTTGGCATGGGAAAGTGTTACAGTGTTTACTGTTACTTTCCTGAAGGAGGTCGGAATCGTTTAGGAAGCTGTCGCACTGATTAGCATGACCTCTACGTGATTCCACCCCCTGAAAAAACTGGGACTGGTAAAAAAAGCGATgaagaaaattgaaaacaagTGAAATAAAGTGATTGGCCATAACATTTGCGCGTACGCGTGCATTTTCCATTCTACGAGCTCGGCTTTTCTATTTCCTTTCGCATTTCTCGACTCGCCTGTGCCTTTGTGTGCCCACAATTCTAtgctatttttatgtttatctgCTTCACTCCATTACGACTTTATGCTCTTTAGCAGACAATCAACATTGTTGCCACCGCCACCCCCAAAACACCACCCACTTTCCACCCCTGGGGGCTGCTACAAGGGTACCGTTTACAGGGCGGACAATGCCCGtgcgaaaaatgcaaattgcgaGTGGCGGAATGAAGTGAATGGGGCGTCGAATGatggaatgaatgaatgagtgAGTGATTGTTGCTGGGAGCCAGACATTTAGAGGAATTTGCGCTGCGCTGCCTTGATAAATAGCAAACGTTTGGCCTAGCTTCAACATGGACTCCCTCATATGccataatttatgcaaattaatttataaaaatatgtatgtacttgTACAGCCTTCTATGGACGGGGACATATTTCACGCAAGTGCGACAATTTTCCCGGCAAGTACGTAAATATAGTGCGCCTTAAAGTAGACTCATTTATATGGCTTTATGCTTTATGCGTAATTTCAGGCGCTGACATTTATGATGTATGTTCTCGTATACAGTTGCATTCATAGTAATAGACAATTTAATTCCATAACTCCAAGtcttcttaaatatatttttgtttcctgGGAGATTGTTGTTTCTCATTTCCACTTTGCTTTATTtcttgaaaaatgtgtttaatgtaaaaatcattaaggtcgaacaaaatacaattatttgtattaccCTTAACATTTTTCATTCGCTTCTATTGTTATGAACACagctgtaaatatatttatgaaccATCAGTTAAGTTGCCGTGACGACTGACGAATGACTGGACTGCCCTGTGGCCTGTGACTGGAAGTCAGACTCAAAGTCAGACAGGTATTCTTTTGCCTGGCTGAAAGTCGTCATGAGAATCGGATTCGACTTTCTTCGCATCTAGTGGGCGACCACAATAAATTCATCCAGagtgaaaaaattcaaatttctgagcttacaaattttattgtcAATAGTCTCTGGAAACAAGTAGAAACTGCGTGAAAATGCCTGAAAAACCAGCAGCGAAGTCACCTCCAAAGACCCTGACCAGCATCAAGGGGTCCAGGCCATCCACTTCCTCATCCAATTCCACCTCCAATAAGAGCCGACCGACTGGAACGGGAGTGGTTCGACCCCCATTGCCCAATACTCATGATAGGGTAAGACCTTCTAGTCACTTGGTAAAAGAGTAAATAAGGAATTCAAGTTCTTAGTAAAACTAATATTGTCTAGAAtaggtttttataatttatttatccaCCAAACAGTTTTCTATATTATGTCTAGATTAAGTGTTTCTAGTTTATTTATCCACCAAactgttttttgtattttttttagcttttctttgcctattaattttgatttttattattaaggaattcaaaaactattaaaaaagaaaaatgtcctgtcactatttgttttattattatagctAATGTGtgagcaaaaatttaaatattagtaaaaaactttttttatatcaGTTACTTTTatagtaaaagggtatattgtattcctgaaaatgtatgtaacagataaaataaattgtttccGACCCTAGAAAGTacctatatattcttgatcacgatcactagccgagtcgatctagccatgtcatctgtctgtctgtacgtgtgaacgctgagatctcagaaatataaaaattagaaagttgggattagcCATGCAGATTcttaagtttatttcagcggGGCGCCACGCCTCCTGTAACTCCCACAATAATTTGGATTATTCATTTAAGTTGTAAAGCAAAAAGtggaattcaagcagtgcaatCAGTCTGTTTGCTACATCCAGAGATCTTCCTAACACTTGCTTTAgcggagtaacgggtatcCGATAGTTGAAGTGCTCGACTATGGCGCTCTCTCTTATATTTATTCTagcaattttgtttatttttaaactttttttaaattacttttcctaatttattttttgtatttttatagatttggAAGATTATGAAGATGTAAAATCGTGGAACTAATCCAACTTTTATTCGGTAATAACTTCAATACCTAAACCTACATGCATCCTAAagctaaataattttaggtaTCTAGCTGCATCAACATTTATAAATCatgacattattttttattataaatgcaTTTGATTCAACAAAATCTTGAACTTCAACCGCGCTGAATAAAGCGAAAAAGTCCCAGAAGGGAAATAACTCTTATAATTCCTCGACTTGCTGACTGGAAGTTGTTTAAAGCGCAGGCGCTGGTCTGTAAAGAGAAATAAGGGATATTTATATTGCAGGCTTATTCTCTCTTCCATTCTGTCTTTTTATCTCAGTTTGCCTGAAGCTGGGTTAGAGTAGAAAGTATTTAAGTCAATAAGTGTCTTAAGTGGTATTATTATAACTATAAGaagcttattaaaaatgtcaagAATCTCTTCTATTCGCCGTTTGAGTGTTCATAGTTGTAATGTTGCAAAGTAACTGCTAGTAATTGGGATATGCCATTATATTACTTTATTGAAGAATTGTAAGGAGAAATAACTGGACAATATAGTgagctaaataaataaatacaaatcaaagaaaattggtttataaataaaagaatcAGAGAAACTCAAAAAATGTAAGTGGGGGGAAATAAGTTTTACGTTTTCAAGGCATCCTGCAGGCAAGTTCAGAATGCAAAACAGCTTGGGATAGGCCCACTTCTCCAGttccttaaatgcaatttaaaccaaaacaaactCAAACGTCCGAAACTCTCTTTGCCGAACTCGTGGCATTTTTACTTTCATTCGGCAATTGAGTGAAAACGACGCTGGTCCTCCGAAGGAGTCGCACGACGAGCACAAAAGTCCCCGAGATGGAATCGACCGAGCCAAAGGATATTTTGGAGCTCGGCAGCGTTCTTGCCAATGCCGTGGCTCAGTTTCGTATTCGTGTCGGAACGTGGCGCTACGGTCTTCTGCTCAAGGATACGCGAAAAATCCAGTCCGTTGGAGGAGCAAAGCGCGGCGCGTGGAACCCACAAagcaacaaagcaaaaaagcagcaaaagcaCAACTGATTCGCTCGAGTGTGCCTGTGTGAGAGTGTATGAGTGCGGGAGTATCTGTGTGAGTGGATCGGTCCTGTGCTGTTTGGGgccgtttaattttattagcgCTTCGCGATGCGTCATGAAAATTGCAGGCAAAACGCAGAAAtacaataaatgaaaaattaaatattaattaaattttgcatACGAACCGGGCGGCGAGTGCTGCGATTCCGCtgattgaaatgttaaatagaTATTAAAAATTGATGGTGTATTTCGGCCTTACAGTCGGTCCTTCTGCGGGATAAGTTGCCCctctatatacatacatattgtATATCGGCATCTTGGCCTTATCGGGTGTGCGTGTATatgactttattaaaattgtaaatccCCAACTCGCGCGTGTTTTTACACATTGTTTGTGGACTTTTGCGACCGCTCCAGATTTTCTTCACATTTGTTGTTGCACTTATCGCGATTACCGCACGGAGCGCTCCACCTATATTCCACAACCTGCAACGTCCTCGAAAAGTGCGTATGAAACTGCAagttaattaagtttttgGCCCTGCATATGACAAATCCCGGCTTAAGTCTCcactttaattaataatacaaGCACGAAGTTCTTTAATGTTTATCGCCTTGTAGTCGATTAAAATGGCTGTAACGGGCGTAAATATATTCATGGAATCTTTCTGCGTGCTGcacttaattgcatttaactGGCAGTTAATGGCTTTGAGCTGGAAAAATTGGTTACCCACAAGCGAAGGGCTCGTGGATTTGTTTCGACAGTCATTCTATCATAATATCTTTTTATGGAATTTTCCCAATTTAAAGTCTCATTTAGAAAATCTGAATAGGAATAGGGATTACCAGCCAAGCCAATgtatgaaaatatttctaaagcCAGCTCAACAATGTTttgtaatgaaaaatattagataaagcttaaaaaagtttattttattttcgggaGGAAAAAATACAGCAAGCACAAttcatttgaaatcaaatttgctTAAACAAAGGCACATTTCTTGCTGTTgaaaaaatgataaagaaaTGGCCAGATACCAGCATTAGACCAAAATTTATGGCCCGACTCCAAAGCAGAGTGGTTCAAGCCAGTTAGTCCAGGCATAAAAGCTCCTTACAACAAGCCAAAGAGTACGCCAAAAATCCGGGCCTAAATTCAACCACACAGATAGGCCGACAGACAATCAGCAAGTGGGCTTATTTGTAAGAGCCGG
This portion of the Drosophila takahashii strain IR98-3 E-12201 chromosome 3R, DtakHiC1v2, whole genome shotgun sequence genome encodes:
- the LOC108070202 gene encoding uncharacterized protein; translated protein: MPEKPAAKSPPKTLTSIKGSRPSTSSSNSTSNKSRPTGTGVVRPPLPNTHDRIWKIMKM